One genomic window of [Clostridium] scindens ATCC 35704 includes the following:
- a CDS encoding class I SAM-dependent methyltransferase: MAWEYDSAPEGRYTRPHKEEIIKKAALRDGDNILDVACGNGYLLGELSKKARVNAFGVDISENMIASARERYPACTFTASYCIPLSFENESMDVITVSCAFHHFETPQVFANECMRVLKKNGKVLIAEPFFSPVVRWLANTVVFPFSKTGDVRVYSQKELQLFFESAGFTDIESYTTGTVLFFSARK, translated from the coding sequence ATGGCGTGGGAATATGATTCTGCCCCGGAGGGCAGATACACAAGACCCCATAAAGAAGAAATTATTAAAAAGGCAGCGCTCAGGGATGGAGATAATATTCTGGACGTTGCCTGCGGAAATGGATATTTGCTTGGAGAGCTTTCCAAAAAGGCGAGAGTCAATGCTTTTGGCGTAGATATTTCTGAAAATATGATTGCCTCTGCCAGAGAAAGATACCCGGCATGTACATTTACGGCGAGTTACTGTATTCCTCTCAGTTTTGAAAATGAGAGTATGGATGTCATAACGGTGTCTTGTGCATTTCATCACTTTGAAACACCCCAGGTCTTTGCCAATGAATGTATGCGGGTATTGAAGAAGAATGGAAAAGTCCTTATTGCTGAACCATTTTTTTCTCCAGTGGTGCGTTGGCTTGCCAACACGGTAGTATTTCCATTTTCCAAAACAGGTGATGTGAGGGTGTATAGCCAAAAGGAACTTCAATTATTTTTTGAATCGGCTGGATTTACTGATATTGAATCGTACACAACAGGTACAGTGTTATTTTTTTCAGCAAGAAAATAA
- the larC gene encoding nickel pincer cofactor biosynthesis protein LarC — translation MKTLYLDCGMGAAGDMLTAALLELLPDRNAFLAELNNIGIPDVIVTSEVSTKCGIQGTHITVKVNGEEETEEMHDHGHNHSHEHGHEHTHEHSHNHTHEHSNDAAHTHHHSGMHEIEHIVSNLRVSEKVKKDILEVYSLIAEAESNARGVPVTEIHFHEVGTMDAVTDITAVCMLIDRLSPEQILASPVHVGSGHVKCAHGILPVPAPATAYILRDVPIYGGGIKSELCTPTGAALLKHFITKFGEMPVMRTAAISYGMGKKDFTAANCVRAILGTSEDSGDTITELCCNLDDMTAEAIGFAEKLFFEAGALDVYTIPVQMKKSRPGILLSVMCHEKDKELILRLIFKHTTTLGVRENISRRYTLSRSIVSVPTKYANVRKKVAAGYGVTKEKYEFDDIAHIARENEMNLFDVSEQIKKQEN, via the coding sequence ATGAAAACATTGTATTTAGATTGTGGTATGGGTGCAGCGGGCGATATGTTGACGGCTGCTTTGCTTGAACTTCTACCCGACAGAAATGCGTTCCTTGCTGAATTGAATAACATAGGCATACCCGATGTCATAGTGACCAGTGAGGTATCCACGAAATGTGGAATTCAAGGCACACATATTACAGTAAAAGTAAATGGCGAAGAAGAAACCGAAGAAATGCATGATCATGGACACAATCATTCCCACGAGCATGGTCATGAGCATACGCACGAGCATAGCCATAACCATACACATGAGCACTCTAATGACGCTGCTCATACACACCACCACAGCGGTATGCATGAAATAGAGCATATCGTCAGTAATTTGCGAGTATCAGAAAAAGTGAAAAAGGATATTTTGGAGGTATATTCGCTTATTGCAGAAGCCGAGAGTAACGCTCGCGGTGTTCCTGTCACAGAAATTCATTTTCATGAAGTTGGAACAATGGATGCGGTCACAGATATAACAGCTGTCTGTATGCTTATTGACCGTCTTTCTCCCGAGCAAATTTTGGCTTCTCCTGTTCATGTAGGCAGTGGTCACGTAAAGTGTGCACACGGAATTCTTCCTGTTCCTGCTCCTGCGACAGCATATATATTACGTGATGTCCCAATCTATGGCGGTGGAATTAAAAGTGAATTATGCACGCCTACCGGAGCTGCATTATTGAAACACTTTATTACAAAGTTCGGAGAAATGCCGGTTATGAGAACGGCAGCAATCAGTTACGGAATGGGTAAGAAAGATTTTACTGCAGCAAACTGTGTTCGGGCAATACTTGGGACATCGGAAGATTCAGGTGACACAATTACTGAACTCTGTTGTAATCTGGATGACATGACTGCGGAAGCGATAGGCTTTGCTGAAAAACTATTCTTTGAAGCAGGAGCATTGGACGTATATACAATTCCTGTTCAAATGAAAAAATCACGTCCTGGAATTCTGCTCTCGGTTATGTGCCATGAAAAGGACAAAGAGCTTATTCTTCGCTTGATCTTCAAGCATACCACTACATTGGGTGTGCGTGAGAACATCAGCCGCCGCTATACACTTTCCCGTTCAATTGTGTCGGTACCAACAAAATACGCAAATGTACGCAAAAAGGTTGCTGCCGGATATGGTGTAACAAAAGAAAAATATGAGTTTGATGATATTGCTCATATTGCAAGAGAAAATGAAATGAATCTTTTTGATGTATCTGAGCAAATCAAAAAACAGGAGAATTAA
- a CDS encoding tetratricopeptide repeat protein — MEVSKYASIESQLGNAPCFCEDTEEMFWLRESDDYKSRVRLGNLLSKQYRFREAIDAYHSAEMIRSDDPLLYVSIGGAYLTLRRFDEAKKAYDRSFVLSGNEKAVAYPMGIWLYLQGNYKGAAEMIKKVLPCTDEMKIAIIYWNAICCMREICQMIYWQHIMKICRSDIIRHIN, encoded by the coding sequence ATGGAAGTATCAAAATATGCTTCTATTGAAAGTCAACTTGGAAATGCCCCCTGCTTCTGTGAGGATACAGAAGAAATGTTTTGGCTGCGGGAGTCAGATGACTACAAAAGTCGAGTGCGGCTTGGAAATCTGCTTTCAAAGCAGTACCGTTTTAGAGAAGCAATAGATGCATATCATTCCGCAGAAATGATTCGTTCCGATGATCCATTGTTGTATGTTTCTATAGGTGGAGCGTATTTAACCTTGCGTCGATTTGATGAAGCGAAAAAGGCGTATGACAGAAGTTTTGTGCTTAGCGGAAATGAAAAGGCCGTTGCATACCCTATGGGTATATGGCTTTATCTGCAGGGAAACTATAAAGGCGCAGCAGAAATGATTAAAAAAGTTTTGCCCTGCACAGATGAGATGAAAATTGCAATCATCTATTGGAACGCCATTTGCTGTATGCGTGAAATATGTCAGATGATCTACTGGCAACATATAATGAAAATATGCAGGTCGGACATCATACGGCATATAAATTAG
- a CDS encoding helix-turn-helix domain-containing protein yields the protein MDCKTKIKELRELTGMNRKEFCEYFQIPYRTVTEWELDNRHAPEYVLRLLEYYIHMENITKKSKEEIEKEDI from the coding sequence ATGGATTGCAAAACGAAAATTAAAGAATTAAGAGAATTGACGGGTATGAACCGTAAAGAATTTTGTGAATATTTTCAGATTCCGTATAGAACGGTCACAGAGTGGGAATTGGATAATCGTCATGCACCAGAATATGTCTTACGGTTGTTAGAATATTATATCCACATGGAAAATATTACAAAGAAATCAAAAGAGGAAATAGAAAAAGAGGATATTTGA
- a CDS encoding thioredoxin family protein, producing the protein MALFNFGKKKEEKKSCCCSCSCEAQEPVENTNSCYGEAVEGICCIKVLGAGCKSCHDQYENAKTAVANMGLSVEVEYVTDMEKVMAYGVMSMPAIVVNEKVAVFGKVLKSAEVETLLRKYL; encoded by the coding sequence ATGGCACTATTTAATTTTGGAAAGAAAAAGGAAGAAAAGAAATCCTGTTGTTGCTCCTGCAGTTGTGAAGCACAGGAACCCGTTGAAAACACAAACTCTTGCTACGGTGAAGCCGTTGAGGGTATTTGCTGTATCAAGGTTTTAGGTGCAGGCTGTAAATCCTGCCACGACCAATACGAAAATGCAAAGACCGCAGTTGCCAATATGGGCTTGTCTGTTGAGGTTGAGTATGTAACCGATATGGAAAAAGTAATGGCTTATGGTGTAATGTCTATGCCCGCAATCGTGGTAAATGAAAAAGTTGCTGTGTTCGGCAAGGTACTGAAATCAGCCGAGGTTGAAACCCTTTTGAGAAAATATCTATGA
- a CDS encoding KilA-N domain-containing protein, whose amino-acid sequence MAKKTVKETIHAKGIDIGIYTSDFQNEYISLTDIAKYRNEDDPRFVIQNWMRNRNTVEFLAVWEELHNPDFNRVQFEAVRSEAGLNRFVMTPTKWIETTNAIGIVSKAGRYGGTYAHSDIAMAFATWISPEFQLYIMKDYRRLKEDENSRLSLNWNLNREIAKINYRIHTDAIKENLVPPELTPEQISYTYASEADLLNVALFGKRAKQWRNENPEKKGNIRDEANLNQLLVLANMESYNAILIEQGKIQSERLILLRELAIKQMQTLSAINNTALARLPGGDVD is encoded by the coding sequence ATGGCTAAGAAAACGGTAAAGGAAACGATTCATGCCAAAGGAATAGACATTGGCATTTATACATCTGATTTTCAAAATGAATACATTTCATTGACGGATATTGCAAAATATCGTAATGAAGATGACCCTCGTTTTGTAATTCAGAACTGGATGCGTAATCGAAATACAGTTGAATTTCTTGCAGTATGGGAAGAATTACACAATCCGGATTTTAACCGTGTGCAATTCGAGGCGGTTAGAAGTGAAGCAGGGTTAAATCGCTTTGTTATGACACCTACAAAATGGATTGAAACAACAAATGCTATAGGAATTGTATCGAAAGCAGGACGTTATGGTGGTACATATGCTCATAGTGATATAGCAATGGCTTTTGCAACATGGATTTCACCAGAGTTTCAGTTGTATATTATGAAGGACTATCGGCGACTGAAAGAAGATGAAAATAGCCGTTTGTCATTGAATTGGAATCTTAATCGTGAAATTGCAAAAATTAACTATCGTATTCATACAGATGCCATAAAGGAAAATTTGGTTCCACCAGAGCTTACACCAGAACAGATTTCTTATACCTATGCCAGTGAAGCTGATTTGCTGAATGTGGCATTGTTTGGTAAAAGAGCAAAGCAATGGCGTAACGAGAATCCGGAAAAGAAAGGTAATATTCGTGACGAAGCAAACTTGAATCAGTTATTAGTATTGGCAAATATGGAAAGTTATAATGCTATTCTGATTGAACAGGGAAAAATACAATCAGAAAGATTGATTCTTTTGAGAGAATTGGCGATTAAGCAGATGCAGACCTTGTCAGCAATCAATAATACAGCATTGGCAAGATTACCGGGAGGAGATGTGGATTGA
- a CDS encoding transposase, whose amino-acid sequence MSVFPFSSNPDAFKYLYQEHNKNFYQDLEIEPYTYKGFLVLAADGSDINIPTTNETVEKYGSASVRGGKPCAQIGLGCIYDVLNRFILESSINTVKFDEMRVAQEQLKGIKDTIGDRYPYLVVMDRGYPSTPAFLSFIDEGAHVHVVIHH is encoded by the coding sequence ATCAGCGTTTTTCCTTTCTCATCCAATCCAGACGCCTTTAAGTATCTTTATCAAGAGCACAATAAAAACTTTTATCAAGATTTAGAAATCGAGCCATATACCTACAAAGGCTTTTTAGTTCTTGCGGCCGATGGATCAGATATAAATATTCCAACCACTAACGAAACTGTAGAAAAATATGGCAGTGCTTCGGTAAGGGGAGGAAAACCATGTGCTCAGATTGGATTAGGATGTATTTATGATGTTCTCAATCGCTTTATACTGGAAAGTAGTATTAATACTGTTAAATTTGATGAAATGCGAGTAGCCCAGGAACAGCTAAAGGGAATAAAGGATACTATAGGTGACAGATATCCATATTTAGTTGTCATGGACAGAGGATATCCATCCACACCAGCATTCTTAAGCTTCATAGACGAAGGCGCTCATGTCCATGTCGTCATCCACCATTAG